A part of Streptomyces sp. NBC_01497 genomic DNA contains:
- a CDS encoding RecQ family ATP-dependent DNA helicase translates to MSASGRTASEAARSLFGFALRPPQEQAVHAVLDGRDALAVLPTGSGKSAIYQVAGVVLGGLTLVVSPLIALQRDQLRSITGRRYEGRTVEAALINSGQRAHDRHDGLERLARGDLDFLFVGPEQLTNEETRSAVRGGARAVGLFVVDEAHLVSEWGQEFRPEYLRLGDTLSQLGRPPALALTATASPPVQADITRRLGMRSPRVVVSDFDRPNISLSMRHTQPSRPEARAVDDACVDALIQQDTPALVYALTHARCEALADRLRLDSFRAAAYHGGLPARIRAEVQDAFFSGRLDAVVATSAFGLGIDKPDIRAVVHAGVPASIDDYYQEIGRAGRDGEPAAAVLVHDPRTIRVPRSLAARTHLGEATLHRVVDALENAGCRISHADLVRTADVHAHSVDRVVNELSELGFLALSGTGEHRVLEPARHLPRPAELTDQLVEQDKRRQAILASRLDAARAYAESTRCRRAELLAYFGETYTPPCGNCDNDDAPKAAPAPRPTIIGGIPVHHRLWGQGRMLSRDDHELLVYFDTVGYKHLTASALDSGILERR, encoded by the coding sequence ATGTCCGCATCGGGACGTACGGCGTCCGAGGCAGCGCGATCCCTGTTCGGCTTCGCTCTGCGACCGCCCCAGGAGCAGGCCGTCCACGCGGTCCTCGATGGCCGGGACGCGCTGGCCGTCCTGCCGACGGGCAGTGGCAAGAGTGCGATCTACCAGGTGGCGGGCGTGGTGTTGGGTGGCCTGACGCTGGTCGTCTCGCCGCTCATCGCCCTCCAGCGGGACCAGCTGCGATCGATCACCGGGCGCCGCTACGAGGGGCGCACCGTCGAGGCCGCCCTGATCAACTCCGGGCAGCGGGCGCACGACCGGCACGACGGCCTGGAACGCCTCGCCCGGGGCGACCTCGATTTCCTCTTCGTCGGTCCCGAGCAACTCACCAATGAGGAAACACGGTCCGCGGTGCGTGGGGGTGCGCGCGCCGTCGGCCTGTTCGTCGTGGACGAGGCGCACCTCGTCAGCGAGTGGGGCCAGGAGTTCCGGCCCGAGTACCTGCGGCTGGGAGACACCCTGTCCCAGCTCGGCAGGCCGCCCGCGCTCGCGCTGACCGCCACGGCCTCCCCGCCCGTCCAGGCGGACATCACGCGCCGCCTGGGCATGCGCTCCCCCAGGGTGGTGGTCTCCGACTTCGACCGGCCGAACATCTCTTTGTCCATGCGGCACACCCAGCCGAGCAGGCCGGAAGCGCGGGCCGTGGACGACGCGTGCGTCGACGCGCTGATCCAGCAGGACACCCCCGCCCTGGTCTACGCGCTCACACACGCCCGGTGCGAGGCCCTCGCCGACCGGCTGCGGCTCGACTCCTTCCGGGCGGCCGCGTACCACGGTGGCCTGCCCGCACGGATCAGGGCCGAGGTGCAGGACGCCTTCTTCTCCGGGCGGCTCGATGCCGTGGTGGCCACCAGCGCGTTCGGTCTGGGCATCGACAAGCCGGACATCCGCGCGGTCGTACACGCGGGTGTCCCGGCGAGCATCGACGACTACTACCAGGAGATCGGCAGGGCGGGCCGGGACGGTGAACCGGCCGCCGCGGTCCTCGTGCACGACCCGCGCACCATCCGCGTCCCCCGCAGCCTCGCCGCCCGCACCCACCTCGGTGAGGCCACCCTCCACCGCGTGGTCGACGCCCTGGAGAACGCCGGCTGCCGCATCTCCCACGCCGACCTGGTCCGGACGGCGGACGTCCACGCCCACTCCGTCGACCGTGTGGTCAACGAACTGTCCGAGCTGGGCTTCCTCGCTCTGAGCGGCACCGGTGAGCACCGCGTTCTCGAACCGGCGCGCCACTTGCCCCGCCCTGCGGAGCTGACCGACCAACTCGTGGAGCAGGACAAACGGCGCCAGGCGATTCTGGCCAGCCGCCTGGACGCGGCACGCGCGTACGCCGAGAGCACGCGCTGCCGCAGGGCGGAACTGCTCGCGTACTTCGGTGAGACCTACACTCCGCCGTGCGGCAACTGCGACAACGACGACGCGCCGAAGGCGGCGCCGGCCCCCCGCCCGACGATCATCGGTGGCATCCCCGTGCACCACCGGCTCTGGGGTCAGGGCCGGATGCTGAGCCGGGACGACCACGAACTCCTCGTCTACTTCGACACCGTCGGCTACAAACACCTCACCGCCTCGGCCCTGGACTCGGGGATCCTCGAACGCCGGTGA
- a CDS encoding DNA-3-methyladenine glycosylase family protein — protein MTRERVRAPEEALRLADPVLATIIDEVDGMGGIRPALPPDPGPPNDPSMPTDCFGAIIRGIAGQNISAFASRAIYRKLTDRFGGRPPTPRQILDDDPDELRVAAGLSNAKTISLRSLAEHILSGELQLDQLHKLPDEDVIEQLSAVKGIGAWTAERFLIRHLNRPDILPVGDLGIRNGVRKIYELPSAPAHAELRRIAEPWRPYRTRHASTCGAWRKRNTDPARARCVRAAGSDEPSGPGPRDSVRHPDATRSDARRRPKHGGPPPPGPHRHGGSFRDLSGASGPAATGEAAV, from the coding sequence ATGACCCGAGAGAGGGTGCGGGCCCCGGAAGAAGCCCTGCGCCTCGCCGATCCGGTCCTTGCCACCATCATCGACGAGGTGGACGGCATGGGCGGTATCCGCCCGGCGCTGCCGCCTGATCCCGGGCCGCCGAACGATCCGAGCATGCCGACGGACTGCTTCGGCGCTATCATCCGCGGGATCGCCGGCCAGAACATCTCGGCCTTCGCGTCGCGGGCGATCTACCGGAAACTGACGGACCGCTTCGGCGGCAGACCCCCGACGCCCCGCCAGATCCTGGACGACGATCCGGACGAGCTGCGCGTGGCCGCCGGACTGTCGAACGCGAAAACGATCTCCCTGCGGTCGCTCGCCGAGCACATCCTGTCCGGCGAGCTCCAGCTCGACCAGTTGCACAAGCTGCCCGACGAGGACGTCATCGAGCAGCTCAGCGCGGTGAAGGGCATCGGCGCGTGGACGGCCGAGAGGTTCCTCATCCGGCACCTGAACCGGCCGGACATCCTCCCGGTCGGTGACCTCGGCATCCGCAACGGCGTGCGGAAGATCTACGAGCTGCCCTCGGCCCCGGCCCACGCGGAGCTGAGGCGTATCGCCGAGCCGTGGCGACCGTACCGGACCCGGCACGCCTCTACCTGTGGCGCATGGAGGAAGCGAAACACGGATCCAGCCAGGGCGCGGTGCGTACGGGCAGCGGGGAGTGACGAACCGTCCGGTCCAGGGCCTCGCGACAGCGTCCGGCACCCGGACGCGACGAGAAGCGACGCACGGCGACGACCGAAGCACGGCGGACCCCCACCACCCGGGCCGCACCGCCACGGGGGCTCCTTTCGGGACCTCAGCGGGGCGTCCGGGCCCGCGGCAACGGGAGAGGCAGCGGTGTGA
- a CDS encoding RraA family protein: MTESEERLLALARQVGTADVVDAMGRLHRHRCHLLDLASPTPGRLLFGPVVTMSFFPTCEQSLPAEKFNFVDVFDEAVRDAGPGMVLVMASNGYPDVSMGGGTKISRVAGKGLAGVLAEGRLRDFDELAGYGMAVYCAGESVKWGGDTVTPFEVNRPVVVGGVGVRPGDHVFADGSGGVVIPRGQVRAVLEDACRTKESEARLAAEWSADTDGDD; this comes from the coding sequence GTGACGGAATCCGAGGAGCGTCTGCTCGCACTCGCGCGGCAGGTGGGCACCGCGGACGTCGTGGACGCCATGGGACGCCTGCACCGGCACCGGTGCCATCTGCTCGATCTGGCGAGCCCGACGCCGGGGCGTCTGCTCTTCGGCCCGGTGGTGACGATGTCGTTCTTCCCCACGTGCGAGCAATCCCTACCCGCCGAGAAGTTCAACTTCGTCGATGTGTTCGACGAGGCCGTTCGTGACGCCGGACCCGGCATGGTGCTGGTCATGGCCTCCAACGGCTACCCCGACGTGTCGATGGGCGGGGGGACGAAGATCTCCCGTGTCGCCGGAAAGGGGCTCGCCGGCGTGCTGGCGGAGGGGCGCCTGCGCGACTTCGACGAACTGGCCGGGTACGGGATGGCCGTCTACTGCGCGGGGGAATCGGTCAAGTGGGGCGGGGACACCGTGACTCCCTTCGAGGTGAACCGGCCCGTCGTCGTCGGCGGAGTCGGCGTCCGCCCGGGGGACCACGTCTTCGCCGACGGTTCCGGTGGCGTCGTGATCCCGCGCGGACAAGTGCGGGCCGTGCTGGAGGACGCCTGCCGGACCAAGGAGTCGGAGGCCCGCCTGGCGGCGGAGTGGAGCGCCGACACGGACGGGGACGACTGA
- a CDS encoding flavodoxin family protein has protein sequence MDTDEDEAPRFDGLRALFVNCTLKPSPERSNTEGLLAKSRAVMEGRGVAVDVIRAVDHDIAPGVWPDMTEHGSASDEWPRLYERVLAADILVLCGPIWLGDNSSVTKRVVERLYSCSALLNDQGQYVYYGRVGGCLITGNEDGVKHCASNLLYSLQHLGYAVPPQADAGWVGEAGPGPSYLDPDSGGPENDFTNRNTAFMTWNLMHLARMLKDAGGFPAHGNQRSQWEAGCRTDMNNPEHR, from the coding sequence GTGGACACCGATGAGGACGAGGCACCCCGTTTCGACGGACTCCGTGCCCTGTTCGTCAACTGCACCCTGAAACCGTCGCCGGAGCGCAGCAACACCGAAGGTCTGCTGGCGAAGAGCCGCGCCGTGATGGAAGGACGTGGTGTGGCAGTGGACGTGATCCGCGCCGTCGACCACGACATAGCGCCGGGCGTATGGCCCGACATGACCGAGCACGGGTCCGCGTCGGACGAGTGGCCACGGCTGTACGAGCGGGTCCTCGCGGCCGACATCCTGGTGCTGTGCGGTCCCATCTGGCTGGGCGACAACAGCAGCGTGACCAAGAGGGTGGTCGAGCGGCTCTACTCCTGCTCCGCGCTCCTCAACGATCAGGGTCAGTACGTCTATTACGGGCGCGTCGGAGGCTGCCTGATCACCGGCAACGAGGACGGTGTGAAGCACTGCGCCAGCAACCTGCTCTACAGTCTTCAGCACCTCGGCTACGCCGTTCCCCCTCAGGCCGACGCTGGATGGGTGGGCGAGGCCGGGCCGGGGCCGTCGTACCTCGATCCGGATTCCGGCGGCCCGGAGAACGATTTCACGAACCGCAACACGGCCTTCATGACCTGGAACCTCATGCACCTGGCCAGGATGCTCAAGGACGCGGGAGGATTCCCCGCCCACGGCAACCAGCGCTCCCAGTGGGAGGCCGGCTGCCGAACCGACATGAACAACCCCGAGCACCGTTGA